A genome region from Streptomyces pratensis includes the following:
- a CDS encoding DNA/RNA non-specific endonuclease — protein MGGRPRDVNACHLLGAQLSGSGTDLANLATCGAGANSYVVKPQSPIPPMESLLAFEDTVRSLVDSQRVVRYEVTPVYTGSRTAPHEFRMSYTAWNSRGATQVPTPPRSRTSFTLPAVIGRTWAPPSTVVPVPTCRYRGSREHGRPPCE, from the coding sequence CTGGGCGGCCGACCCCGCGACGTCAATGCCTGCCACCTCCTCGGCGCACAGCTGAGCGGCTCGGGCACCGACCTGGCGAACCTGGCGACCTGCGGAGCCGGTGCCAACTCCTATGTCGTCAAGCCTCAGAGCCCGATTCCCCCGATGGAAAGCCTGCTGGCCTTCGAGGACACCGTCCGGTCCCTCGTCGATTCCCAGCGTGTCGTCCGGTACGAGGTGACGCCGGTCTACACCGGCAGCCGAACCGCCCCCCACGAGTTCCGGATGTCCTACACGGCCTGGAACAGCAGGGGCGCTACGCAGGTGCCGACGCCACCACGGTCTCGAACCTCATTTACACTGCCGGCCGTAATTGGAAGAACCTGGGCACCGCCATCGACAGTCGTACCGGTGCCGACGTGCCGCTACCGGGGCAGCCGTGAGCATGGCCGTCCGCCCTGTGAGTGA
- a CDS encoding MOSC domain-containing protein encodes MLPPALSAVYIHPVKSLAAHAADEAAVEPWGLDGDRRWMLIDNESKVVTQRQQPRMAQLSAGILPGGGLILSAPGSPSLTVEVPDPAHTVVAELYPGKVELAVAAEAAHAWFSARLGAEVRLVHLDAPSHRRPVDPEFGRPGETVSLADGFPLLLTTGASLDALNSWVARGDHPEEGPLPMNRFRPNVVVDGTAPWAEDDWKRIEIGEVAFRVVKPCGRCVITTTDQRTAERGKEPLRTLARHRRDGKYLLFGRHMIPEGTGVIRVGDPVRVIG; translated from the coding sequence ATGCTTCCTCCTGCGCTCAGTGCCGTATACATCCATCCGGTCAAGTCGCTGGCCGCTCATGCGGCCGACGAGGCGGCCGTCGAGCCATGGGGACTCGACGGCGACCGCCGGTGGATGCTCATCGACAACGAGAGCAAAGTCGTGACCCAGCGTCAGCAGCCGCGCATGGCACAGCTGTCCGCCGGGATCCTGCCCGGTGGCGGACTGATCCTGTCGGCGCCCGGCAGCCCGTCGCTGACTGTGGAGGTGCCCGATCCGGCGCACACCGTCGTCGCCGAGCTCTACCCCGGCAAGGTCGAGTTGGCGGTGGCGGCAGAGGCCGCACACGCCTGGTTCAGCGCGCGCCTCGGTGCGGAGGTCCGGCTCGTCCATCTCGACGCGCCGTCGCACCGCAGGCCCGTCGATCCGGAGTTCGGCCGGCCGGGCGAGACCGTGTCGCTCGCCGACGGGTTCCCGCTGCTGCTCACCACTGGCGCCTCGCTGGACGCGCTCAACTCGTGGGTGGCGCGGGGGGACCACCCTGAGGAGGGACCGCTGCCGATGAACCGTTTCCGGCCGAACGTGGTCGTGGACGGCACGGCACCCTGGGCCGAGGACGACTGGAAGCGGATCGAGATCGGGGAGGTCGCCTTCCGCGTCGTGAAGCCGTGCGGGCGGTGTGTCATCACGACCACCGACCAGCGGACCGCCGAGCGGGGCAAGGAGCCGTTGCGCACGCTCGCCCGGCACCGCCGGGACGGCAAGTACCTCCTCTTCGGCCGGCACATGATCCCGGAAGGCACCGGTGTCATCCGGGTCGGAGACCCGGTGCGAGTCATCGGCTGA
- a CDS encoding MFS transporter yields the protein MAAPATAPPPPSNLRRIVAASLVGTTVEWYDFFLYGSAAALVFNKLFFPDSDPLVGTLLSFLTYAVGFAARPIGALVFGHYGDRLGRKKLLVLSLLLMGGATFAIGLLPTHATIGSAAPVLLTVLRLVQGFALGGEWGGAVLLVSEHGDAKRRGFWASWPQTGAPAGQLLATGVLSALTALMSESAFESWGWRIPFLLSGVLVILGMWIRLSVDESPVFKAALAKAEQRKANDSAAEKMPLVAVLRHHWRDVLIAMGARMAENISYYVITAFILVYATTAVDLSKQTALNAVLIASAVHFAVIPMWGALSDRVGRRPVYLVGAIGVALWMFPFFALIDSKSFGSLLLAVTVGLIFHGAMYAPQAAFFAEMFATRMRYSGASIGAQFSSVAAGAPAPLIATALLADFGSSTPISLYVIAAALLTVLAIVCAKETRSRDLTDIEPDDRRAADSATMPADARSV from the coding sequence ATGGCCGCCCCAGCAACCGCTCCCCCACCCCCGTCCAACCTCCGCCGCATCGTCGCAGCGAGCCTCGTCGGGACCACGGTGGAGTGGTACGACTTCTTCCTCTACGGCTCCGCTGCCGCGCTGGTCTTCAACAAGCTGTTCTTCCCCGACTCCGACCCGCTCGTGGGCACCCTCCTCTCCTTCCTCACCTACGCCGTGGGCTTCGCCGCACGTCCCATCGGCGCCCTGGTGTTCGGGCACTACGGAGACCGGCTGGGGCGCAAGAAGTTGTTGGTCCTGAGCCTGCTGTTGATGGGCGGGGCGACCTTCGCCATCGGGCTCCTGCCGACGCACGCCACCATCGGTTCCGCCGCGCCCGTCCTCCTCACCGTGCTGCGCCTGGTGCAGGGGTTCGCGCTCGGTGGTGAGTGGGGCGGCGCCGTGCTGCTGGTGTCGGAGCACGGCGATGCGAAACGGCGCGGGTTCTGGGCATCGTGGCCTCAGACGGGGGCGCCCGCCGGGCAGTTGCTCGCGACCGGGGTGCTCTCCGCCCTCACCGCCCTCATGTCGGAGTCCGCCTTCGAGTCATGGGGCTGGCGAATTCCCTTCCTCCTCTCGGGCGTACTCGTGATCCTGGGGATGTGGATCCGTCTCTCCGTCGATGAATCGCCTGTCTTCAAGGCCGCCCTGGCCAAGGCCGAGCAGCGCAAGGCGAACGATTCCGCCGCCGAGAAGATGCCGCTGGTCGCTGTGCTGAGGCACCACTGGCGCGATGTGCTGATCGCCATGGGTGCGCGGATGGCGGAGAACATCAGCTACTACGTGATCACCGCGTTCATCCTCGTGTACGCGACGACCGCCGTGGACCTGAGCAAGCAGACTGCGCTCAACGCCGTACTCATCGCATCGGCCGTCCACTTCGCCGTCATCCCTATGTGGGGGGCGCTGTCCGACCGGGTGGGGCGCAGGCCCGTCTATCTGGTCGGTGCCATAGGTGTGGCGCTCTGGATGTTCCCGTTCTTCGCGCTGATCGACAGCAAGAGCTTCGGGAGCCTGCTGCTCGCCGTGACCGTCGGGCTGATCTTCCACGGTGCCATGTACGCGCCGCAGGCGGCCTTCTTCGCGGAGATGTTCGCCACGAGGATGCGCTATTCGGGTGCGTCCATCGGCGCCCAGTTCTCGTCGGTGGCCGCGGGCGCCCCGGCGCCCCTCATCGCCACCGCGCTGCTCGCCGACTTCGGCAGTTCGACACCGATCTCGCTGTACGTCATCGCCGCCGCGCTTCTCACCGTGCTGGCGATCGTGTGCGCGAAGGAGACCAGGAGCCGGGACCTCACGGACATCGAGCCGGACGACCGGCGGGCCGCGGATTCCGCGACGATGCCGGCCGACGCCCGCAGCGTCTGA
- a CDS encoding TerD family protein — MGASMTMQKGTNVPVPAQAVRVELGRRTSPGTPEVDASALLLVSGKVRSDADFVFYNQPAHRSGAVRHEGKQSAGGAVTDTLAVDFARMEPAIDRVVIAASADGGAFGRVTGLYVRIVNPADGSEIARFESADATVETAFILGEFYLRQGAWKFRAVGQGYETGLAGLATDFGISVDEPQQAPAQQAPPAQQPQRAVRPPARPVAPQAPPAPPPAPPVVQAVRLTKVTLTKEAPSVSLSKQGGTSGALRVNLNWEVRRQFKGWGAKLGRAVGVHADLDLDLCALYELSDGSKGVVQALGNAFGSLRQPPYIHLDGDDRTGAQSTGENLTVNLDHKDRLRRVLIFVTVYEGARSFADLHATVTLQPQNGAAIDFSLDECTVPSTVCALALITNDGRDLTVRREARYLVPQRGVSPQRTIDAAYGWGMNWTPGRK; from the coding sequence ATGGGGGCGAGCATGACCATGCAAAAGGGAACCAACGTCCCGGTGCCGGCTCAGGCCGTGCGGGTCGAACTGGGCCGGCGTACCTCCCCGGGCACCCCCGAGGTCGATGCCTCGGCACTCCTGCTCGTGTCGGGAAAAGTACGCAGCGACGCCGACTTCGTGTTCTACAACCAGCCGGCCCACCGGTCCGGCGCAGTGCGCCACGAAGGCAAGCAGTCGGCCGGGGGCGCTGTCACGGACACCCTCGCGGTCGACTTCGCGCGGATGGAGCCGGCGATCGACCGTGTCGTGATCGCGGCCTCCGCCGACGGAGGCGCCTTCGGACGGGTGACCGGCCTCTACGTCAGAATCGTGAATCCTGCGGACGGCTCCGAGATCGCGCGGTTCGAGAGCGCGGACGCGACCGTCGAGACCGCGTTCATCCTCGGTGAGTTCTACCTGCGCCAGGGCGCCTGGAAATTCAGGGCGGTGGGACAGGGATACGAAACGGGACTCGCGGGTCTCGCGACGGACTTCGGTATCTCCGTCGACGAACCCCAGCAGGCGCCGGCCCAGCAGGCGCCGCCGGCCCAGCAGCCGCAGAGAGCCGTCCGGCCCCCCGCCCGCCCTGTCGCCCCTCAGGCCCCTCCCGCGCCACCACCCGCGCCCCCCGTCGTACAGGCCGTGAGGCTGACGAAGGTCACGCTGACGAAGGAAGCACCTTCCGTATCGCTGTCGAAACAGGGCGGCACATCCGGTGCGCTGCGCGTCAATCTCAACTGGGAAGTGCGCAGACAGTTCAAGGGCTGGGGCGCGAAGCTCGGCAGGGCCGTGGGCGTGCACGCGGACCTGGATCTCGATCTGTGCGCACTGTACGAACTCAGCGACGGCAGCAAGGGAGTCGTGCAGGCCCTCGGAAACGCCTTCGGTTCCCTCCGGCAGCCGCCGTACATCCACCTCGACGGGGACGACCGCACCGGCGCGCAGTCCACCGGCGAGAACCTCACGGTCAACCTCGACCACAAGGACCGGCTGCGCCGAGTCCTGATCTTCGTCACCGTCTACGAAGGCGCCCGCAGTTTCGCCGATCTGCATGCCACGGTCACGCTTCAGCCGCAGAACGGCGCGGCGATCGACTTCTCCCTCGACGAATGCACCGTGCCCTCCACCGTGTGCGCGCTCGCGCTGATCACCAACGACGGGAGGGACCTCACGGTGCGGCGCGAGGCGCGCTACCTCGTCCCCCAGCGAGGGGTGAGCCCCCAGCGGACCATCGACGCCGCCTACGGGTGGGGCATGAACTGGACCCCCGGGCGCAAATGA
- a CDS encoding isochorismatase family protein: protein MSRGLIVVDVQNDFCEGGSVPVAGGAQIATAIAELVEQAAGRDYRCVVATRDHHIDPGSHFSENPDFRDSFPVHCVAGQQGGEFHPHFAPAATSGKIDAVFFKGAHSASKSGFEGADEQGVPLADWLRAHGVEEVDVVGIATDHCVRATALDAVKAGFRARVLLDYSVGVAPDTTASTLDDFRRAGVAVSGETPVPR from the coding sequence ATGAGCCGAGGCCTGATCGTCGTGGATGTGCAGAACGACTTCTGTGAAGGAGGCAGCGTCCCCGTCGCGGGCGGCGCACAGATCGCCACAGCGATCGCGGAGCTGGTGGAGCAGGCCGCGGGCCGTGACTACCGGTGCGTCGTCGCGACCCGGGACCATCACATCGACCCGGGGAGCCACTTCTCCGAGAACCCCGACTTCCGGGACAGCTTCCCGGTCCACTGTGTGGCAGGACAGCAGGGCGGCGAATTCCACCCCCACTTCGCCCCTGCCGCCACGAGCGGCAAGATCGACGCAGTGTTCTTCAAAGGCGCGCACAGCGCGTCCAAGAGCGGTTTCGAAGGCGCCGACGAGCAAGGCGTGCCCTTGGCGGACTGGCTGCGCGCCCACGGGGTGGAAGAGGTCGATGTGGTGGGTATCGCCACCGACCACTGTGTGCGCGCGACCGCGCTGGACGCCGTCAAGGCCGGTTTCCGCGCACGCGTGCTCCTGGACTACTCGGTCGGTGTCGCCCCCGACACCACGGCATCGACCCTGGACGACTTCCGGCGGGCAGGCGTCGCAGTCTCCGGGGAGACACCCGTACCGCGGTGA
- a CDS encoding SMI1/KNR4 family protein — protein MSHPDVARLRELLPPPSSGGDTVDWEQIERTTGMPFPADYREFVELYGGGEIDEYLAVSTPPVSGSPYGDLLDRGEPALSDRDRQELGFLLRGGALPPLLPFADSASSDVAFWLREGAPDGWRAAVFRRQTSHGTSRWTVFDGGVAALCVAALTGDVHPFSEGFSAAGGHEFVSWRGL, from the coding sequence ATGTCTCACCCTGATGTCGCCCGCCTGCGCGAGTTGCTTCCGCCGCCCAGCTCCGGCGGCGACACGGTGGACTGGGAGCAGATCGAGCGGACGACGGGCATGCCGTTCCCGGCTGACTACCGTGAGTTCGTGGAGTTGTACGGCGGCGGCGAGATCGATGAGTACCTGGCAGTGAGCACGCCGCCGGTCTCTGGCTCGCCGTACGGGGATCTCCTGGATAGAGGCGAACCCGCTCTCTCTGACCGGGATCGCCAGGAGTTGGGATTTCTCCTGCGGGGAGGGGCTTTGCCACCGTTGCTGCCCTTCGCGGACTCGGCCAGCAGCGATGTCGCGTTCTGGCTGCGGGAGGGCGCTCCCGACGGCTGGCGGGCAGCTGTCTTCCGGAGGCAGACATCGCACGGGACGAGCCGCTGGACTGTGTTCGACGGCGGAGTGGCAGCGTTGTGCGTGGCGGCTCTGACGGGCGACGTGCACCCGTTCAGCGAAGGGTTCTCAGCGGCTGGAGGGCATGAGTTCGTGAGCTGGCGCGGCCTGTAG
- a CDS encoding glutamate racemase produces MKIALMDSGIGLLAAAAAVRRLRPDADLVLSSDPGSMPWGPRTPEDVTRRALAVAQAAAAHRPDALIIACNTASVHALPTLRAELEPGLPVIGTVPAIKPAAAGGGPFAIWATPATTGSPYQRGLIDEFARAVDVTEVPCPGLADAVEHADEAAIDRAVAAAAALTPAGVTDVVLGCTHYELVAERIRAAVERDLPGRAPLVLHGSAEAVAAQALRRIGAAPAPSAEPVGTLTVLLGGHTAELTEPALAYAEGLLLKAVSPAI; encoded by the coding sequence GTGAAGATCGCACTCATGGACTCGGGAATCGGCCTGCTCGCGGCAGCGGCCGCTGTACGCAGACTGCGGCCGGACGCCGATCTGGTGCTGTCCTCGGACCCCGGTTCGATGCCCTGGGGGCCGCGTACTCCCGAGGACGTGACCCGTCGTGCCCTCGCCGTGGCACAGGCTGCCGCGGCCCACCGGCCGGACGCCTTGATCATCGCCTGCAACACCGCGTCCGTCCATGCCCTGCCCACTCTGCGAGCCGAACTGGAGCCCGGCCTTCCGGTCATCGGCACGGTGCCCGCGATCAAGCCGGCCGCCGCGGGCGGTGGCCCCTTCGCCATCTGGGCCACGCCTGCGACCACCGGAAGCCCTTACCAGCGTGGGCTGATCGACGAGTTCGCGCGGGCGGTGGACGTGACCGAAGTACCCTGCCCCGGCCTCGCCGACGCCGTGGAGCACGCCGACGAGGCGGCGATCGACCGTGCGGTGGCCGCCGCCGCCGCACTCACCCCGGCCGGTGTCACGGACGTCGTCCTCGGCTGCACCCACTACGAGCTCGTCGCCGAGCGCATCCGTGCCGCCGTGGAGCGGGACCTGCCCGGCCGCGCACCGCTCGTGCTGCACGGCTCCGCCGAAGCCGTCGCTGCCCAGGCGCTGCGCCGTATCGGGGCGGCACCCGCTCCGTCGGCCGAACCGGTCGGCACCCTTACCGTCCTCCTCGGCGGGCACACCGCCGAACTGACCGAACCCGCTCTCGCCTACGCCGAGGGCCTGCTGCTGAAGGCCGTCAGCCCCGCGATCTGA
- a CDS encoding DUF6643 family protein: MTSPRSTYGSGYYAAPSFPDTPIYDSLVAERGTPQIAPIRVPAAYDTGNSYLPALPSALPALPAAPSQQTGSYGYPQQTAQPQYQNTGMQQAPMMQPAQLQHAPAPYIPQQPSAPRGYQQAQQQRPGTGYEAMRPASPRPAPAPAPTQSPYEDPYNRPYQSRGY; this comes from the coding sequence ATGACCTCCCCCCGCTCCACCTACGGCAGCGGCTACTACGCCGCGCCGTCGTTCCCCGACACCCCGATCTACGACTCCCTGGTCGCCGAGCGGGGGACCCCTCAGATCGCGCCGATCCGGGTCCCTGCCGCCTACGACACCGGGAACAGCTACCTGCCGGCCCTGCCGTCGGCCCTCCCGGCCCTGCCCGCGGCGCCGTCCCAGCAGACCGGGTCCTACGGCTACCCGCAGCAGACGGCTCAGCCGCAGTACCAGAACACGGGGATGCAGCAGGCGCCGATGATGCAGCCGGCACAACTGCAGCACGCGCCCGCGCCGTACATCCCGCAGCAGCCGTCGGCGCCCCGCGGGTACCAGCAGGCGCAGCAGCAGCGCCCCGGCACGGGTTACGAGGCGATGCGTCCCGCGTCCCCCCGCCCCGCGCCCGCGCCCGCTCCCACGCAATCGCCGTACGAGGATCCCTACAACCGCCCGTACCAGAGCCGGGGGTACTGA
- the lnt gene encoding apolipoprotein N-acyltransferase, translating into MSATITTVEPPPAAASRSRKLWPRLVRPAAAVLSGALLYASFPPRPLWWLVLPGFALLGWVLTARRLRAALGLGLLAGLGFMLPLLHWTGEEVGPVPWLALAVAEALFIAIGCVGVSLVTRLPYWPVWAAAVWTLDEALRARVPFGGFPWGKIAFGQADSAFLPLAALGGTPLLSFAVVLCGFGLLAAVRQVRRYRTTGTVPRSAVVAAAVTVAAPVAAALAALPLVDDSPEDGTATVAAIQGNVPRLGLDFNSQRRAVLDNHAERTEQLARDVAAGKVKQPDFVLWPENSSDLDPYRNADAREAIDRAVRAIGAPTVIGAVLSPDSGPLRNTLIEWDPESGPVDTYDKRHIQPFGEYMPMRSVARVFSKDVDRVQRDFGPGSEVGVFDLAGTKVGLVTCYEAAFDDAVRDTVKDGGQLIAVPSNNATFGRSEMTYQQLAMSQVRAVEHGRSVVVPVTSGVSAVIRPDGTIVQRTKMFTPDALVDEVPLRSSLTPATRLGALPEGVLALLAVAGLGWVTVRSVRARKGREGLAAGPEDVPAST; encoded by the coding sequence GTGAGCGCCACCATCACCACCGTCGAACCGCCGCCCGCCGCCGCGTCCCGCAGCAGAAAGCTGTGGCCCCGGCTCGTCCGGCCGGCCGCAGCCGTGCTGTCCGGTGCGCTGCTCTACGCGAGTTTCCCGCCCCGGCCCCTGTGGTGGCTGGTGCTGCCCGGCTTCGCCCTGCTGGGCTGGGTACTGACCGCACGCAGGCTGCGTGCGGCGCTGGGCCTGGGCCTCCTCGCGGGTCTCGGCTTCATGCTGCCGCTGCTGCACTGGACGGGGGAGGAAGTAGGTCCTGTCCCCTGGCTCGCGCTCGCGGTCGCCGAAGCGCTGTTCATCGCCATCGGCTGCGTCGGTGTCTCCCTGGTCACCCGGCTCCCGTACTGGCCCGTCTGGGCAGCGGCCGTGTGGACTCTGGACGAGGCGCTCCGGGCCCGCGTCCCGTTCGGCGGCTTCCCCTGGGGCAAGATCGCCTTCGGTCAGGCCGACAGCGCGTTCCTCCCGCTCGCCGCGCTGGGCGGCACCCCCCTGCTCTCCTTCGCCGTGGTGCTGTGCGGCTTCGGACTCCTGGCAGCCGTCAGGCAGGTCCGCCGCTACCGCACCACCGGCACCGTGCCCCGCTCCGCCGTCGTCGCGGCTGCCGTCACAGTGGCGGCTCCCGTCGCCGCCGCGCTGGCCGCCCTCCCGCTGGTGGACGACTCACCCGAGGACGGCACCGCCACGGTCGCCGCGATCCAGGGCAACGTGCCGCGCCTCGGACTCGACTTCAACTCCCAGCGCCGTGCCGTCCTGGACAACCACGCGGAGCGCACGGAGCAGCTCGCCCGGGACGTGGCGGCGGGCAAGGTGAAGCAGCCCGACTTCGTCCTCTGGCCGGAGAACTCCTCCGACCTCGACCCGTACCGCAACGCCGACGCGCGCGAGGCCATCGACCGGGCCGTTCGGGCCATCGGCGCCCCCACCGTCATCGGCGCCGTGCTCAGCCCGGACAGCGGGCCTCTCCGCAACACCCTGATCGAGTGGGACCCGGAGAGCGGCCCCGTGGACACCTACGACAAGCGGCACATCCAGCCGTTCGGCGAGTACATGCCGATGCGGTCCGTCGCGCGCGTCTTCAGCAAGGACGTCGACCGGGTGCAGCGGGACTTCGGTCCCGGCAGCGAGGTCGGTGTGTTCGACCTGGCAGGCACGAAGGTCGGGCTCGTGACCTGCTACGAGGCCGCGTTCGACGACGCCGTACGCGACACCGTGAAGGACGGCGGACAGCTGATCGCCGTACCGAGCAACAACGCGACGTTCGGGCGGAGCGAGATGACCTACCAGCAGCTGGCGATGAGCCAGGTGCGGGCGGTCGAGCACGGGCGGTCCGTCGTCGTGCCCGTCACCAGCGGTGTCAGCGCTGTGATCAGGCCGGACGGCACGATCGTCCAGAGGACGAAGATGTTCACCCCGGACGCCCTGGTCGACGAGGTGCCCCTGCGGTCCTCGCTCACGCCCGCCACCCGACTGGGGGCCCTGCCGGAGGGCGTTCTGGCGCTGCTCGCGGTGGCCGGTCTCGGCTGGGTGACGGTGCGCTCGGTGCGCGCGAGGAAGGGGCGGGAGGGTCTGGCGGCCGGTCCGGAAGACGTCCCGGCCTCCACGTAG
- a CDS encoding sigma-70 family RNA polymerase sigma factor — MPHAQHPRVRRTPTSHSTASDASATLLALQARDGDPKKADRFVRALHRDVWRYVAYLSADPHAADDLTQEVFLRALIGLPRFEGRSSARTWLLSIARRTVVDSLRHAEARPRLADRQDWQSAAERAQPRGVLGFEEGVALAELLATIPGERRAAFVLTQLCGLPYAEAARTIGCPVGTVRSRVARARSSLIDLLADAESSAAACPAGSAARCDRPPTCGTHAPLVSF; from the coding sequence ATGCCTCATGCTCAGCACCCACGTGTCCGCAGAACTCCGACATCACACAGCACGGCCTCCGACGCGTCCGCGACGCTGCTCGCCCTCCAGGCGCGGGACGGCGACCCGAAGAAGGCGGATCGCTTCGTACGCGCACTCCACCGCGACGTGTGGCGGTACGTCGCCTACCTCAGCGCCGACCCCCACGCGGCCGACGACCTCACCCAGGAAGTGTTCCTCCGTGCGCTCATCGGCCTGCCCCGCTTCGAGGGACGCTCGTCCGCCCGCACCTGGCTCCTGTCCATCGCTCGCCGCACGGTGGTGGACAGTCTTCGCCACGCCGAGGCCCGCCCCAGGCTCGCGGACCGTCAGGACTGGCAGAGCGCGGCCGAGCGGGCTCAGCCCCGGGGTGTCCTGGGGTTCGAGGAAGGAGTGGCCCTTGCCGAACTGCTCGCGACGATCCCGGGCGAGCGCCGAGCGGCGTTCGTGCTCACCCAGCTGTGCGGCCTGCCCTACGCCGAAGCCGCCCGGACCATCGGCTGCCCGGTCGGAACGGTCCGCTCACGGGTCGCACGGGCGCGTAGTTCACTGATCGATCTCCTCGCCGACGCGGAGTCGAGCGCGGCGGCTTGCCCAGCGGGGTCAGCTGCGCGGTGTGACAGGCCCCCGACGTGCGGGACCCACGCCCCACTCGTCTCCTTCTGA
- a CDS encoding glycosyltransferase, with translation MSAVAWIALGSFFVWVWLLLGQGFFWRTDQRLPVRRDPTRWPSVAVVVPARDEAAVLPVSMPSLLAQDYPGDAEIYLVDDCSSDGTGDIARALSARCGGLPLTVVTPGEPEPGWTGKLWALRHGMALARRREPEFLLLTDADIAHEPDSLRELVAAAGTEGADGFDLVSQMARLRVTSTWERLVVPAFVYFFGQLYPFRRVNDKGSRTAAAAGGCVLLRAGAAERARIPESIRQAVIDDVSLARAVRRSGGRIWLGLAERVDSVRPGPRLADLWQMVARSAYAQLRHSPALLAGTVLGLGLVYVAPPVTLVAGLLTGDVVASAAGGAAWAVMAGTYMPMLGYYRQSLWLAPLLPFTAVLYLLMTVDSAVQHHRGLGAAWKGRTYARPEAAPEP, from the coding sequence ATGAGCGCCGTTGCCTGGATCGCCTTGGGTTCATTCTTCGTGTGGGTGTGGCTGTTGCTCGGCCAGGGCTTCTTCTGGCGGACCGACCAGCGGCTGCCGGTGCGCCGGGACCCCACGCGCTGGCCCTCGGTGGCCGTGGTCGTACCCGCGAGGGACGAGGCCGCGGTCCTGCCGGTGAGCATGCCCTCCCTGCTCGCCCAGGACTATCCGGGTGATGCTGAGATCTACCTGGTCGACGACTGCAGCAGCGACGGCACGGGGGACATCGCACGCGCGCTGTCCGCGCGGTGCGGAGGACTGCCACTGACCGTGGTGACGCCCGGTGAGCCGGAGCCGGGATGGACGGGCAAGCTCTGGGCGCTGCGGCACGGGATGGCGCTGGCCCGGCGGCGCGAACCCGAGTTCCTGCTCCTCACGGATGCCGACATCGCTCATGAGCCGGACAGTTTGCGGGAGCTCGTCGCCGCGGCCGGGACCGAGGGTGCGGACGGGTTCGACCTGGTCTCCCAGATGGCGAGACTAAGGGTGACGAGCACGTGGGAGCGCTTGGTGGTGCCCGCCTTCGTCTACTTCTTCGGCCAGCTCTACCCGTTCCGCCGGGTGAACGACAAGGGGTCGCGGACGGCTGCGGCGGCGGGTGGCTGTGTGCTGCTGCGTGCCGGGGCCGCCGAGCGGGCGCGGATCCCCGAGTCCATCCGCCAGGCGGTGATCGACGATGTGTCACTGGCGCGTGCGGTGCGGCGCAGCGGCGGGCGGATCTGGCTGGGTCTGGCCGAGCGGGTGGACAGCGTGCGCCCCGGTCCACGGCTGGCGGACCTGTGGCAGATGGTCGCGCGGAGCGCGTACGCGCAACTGCGCCACAGCCCTGCTTTGCTGGCCGGTACGGTCCTGGGTCTCGGCCTGGTCTACGTCGCCCCGCCCGTCACGCTGGTTGCCGGTCTGCTGACGGGTGATGTGGTGGCCTCGGCCGCGGGCGGAGCGGCGTGGGCCGTGATGGCGGGGACCTACATGCCCATGCTCGGGTACTACCGGCAGTCGCTGTGGCTGGCGCCCCTGCTGCCCTTCACCGCGGTCCTCTACCTCCTGATGACGGTGGACTCCGCTGTACAGCACCACCGGGGGCTAGGTGCGGCCTGGAAGGGGCGTACGTACGCCCGCCCCGAGGCCGCACCGGAACCCTGA
- a CDS encoding NUDIX hydrolase codes for MATPDFIRDIRATAGHQLLLLPGVTAVVFDDEGRVLLGRRSDTGKWSVIGGIGEPGEEPALTAEREVYEETAVHCVAERVVLTQALKPVQYANGDRCQYLDITFRCRATGGEARVNDDESLEVAWFGIDALPPLSEFSLFRIKQSLTDGPTWFARTPKPEGPGSPADGGAGPSGAV; via the coding sequence ATGGCTACTCCAGACTTCATCCGCGACATCCGTGCCACCGCCGGTCACCAGCTGCTTCTGCTGCCGGGCGTCACCGCGGTCGTCTTCGACGACGAGGGCAGGGTGCTGCTGGGCCGGCGCTCGGACACCGGCAAATGGTCGGTGATCGGCGGTATCGGGGAGCCCGGTGAGGAGCCCGCGCTGACAGCGGAGCGCGAGGTGTACGAGGAGACGGCGGTGCACTGCGTCGCGGAGCGGGTCGTCCTCACCCAGGCACTGAAGCCGGTGCAGTACGCCAACGGTGACCGCTGCCAGTACCTCGACATCACCTTCCGGTGCCGGGCGACCGGCGGCGAGGCGCGGGTGAACGACGACGAGTCGCTGGAGGTCGCGTGGTTCGGCATCGACGCACTGCCGCCGCTGAGCGAGTTCTCGCTGTTCCGGATCAAGCAGTCCCTCACGGACGGCCCCACCTGGTTCGCGCGCACCCCGAAGCCTGAAGGGCCCGGCTCCCCCGCGGACGGTGGAGCCGGGCCCTCGGGCGCGGTCTGA